From Laspinema palackyanum D2c, one genomic window encodes:
- a CDS encoding CHAT domain-containing protein: protein MLKPITTYLKYRKIRQFLLLPLLTLLTILIILTTLHPHPATPHPPRTNAQGPMTKDQTPDPTELVERGTNHYQQGQFIEATKLWEEAAAIYTDRLAPLNQAQTLTYLALAYHKLGRRPQAVTAIAESLELLQQVNPLPSRGLAIFAQALNTRGILELAAGQNQAALDTWREAAATYTRAGDDLGKLGSLINQAQALQALGQYRRARTLLEEWIIELDQKPDTLLKADGLRSLGVALQTIGDLEQSQAVLEQSWRISDRLQSPGDTSATLLNIGNIARYLDRNDIALTYYQQAEQLATDPLTRSQAQLNQFSLFIALGDWDAARRLRPQLQSHLDSLPPSQAALYARVNFAATWSKIGEDLPEIAQGLAEAIAIAKDLQDGRSQAYALTQLGQIYRQAEQWQEAKTLTEQALQIAQSIQADEIIAPAAWQLGQIFTQQQQLHPALTAYNIAFETLKTLRRDLVAISPDLQFDFKESVEPVYRELVSLLLQPDATPEEIEQARQVMEALQIAELDNFFREACLDMQPVQLEEIDTQAAAIYPIVLPDRLEVILSLPGQPLRHYTTPLSGSRIEATLEDLRSAMHPGYSSPERLRLFAQVYDWLIRPAEEDLARSEIATLVFIPDGGFASIPLAALYDGNRYLIETYNTALSPGFQLFPQGLTQEKLTALTAGLTEGRQGFSPLPGVAEEFQQITQEVPGDTLLDRQFTRAQLEAQLNRKSYPIIHLATHGQFSSNPEETFLLTWEGRIFIKDFDKFFNKQRLGILKPIDLLVMSACQTATGDKRATLGLAGFALRSGARSTLASLWSVHDQSTANLMSEFYRQLTRSEAGMTKAEALRRAQLALLNDPLHKHPYYWSAFILVGNWL from the coding sequence ATGCTCAAACCCATCACCACCTATCTAAAGTACCGTAAAATCCGACAATTCCTCCTCCTCCCACTCCTCACCCTCCTCACCATCCTCATCATCCTCACCACCCTCCACCCCCATCCCGCCACCCCCCATCCCCCAAGGACAAATGCCCAAGGACCAATGACCAAGGACCAAACCCCCGACCCCACCGAATTAGTCGAACGGGGCACAAACCACTATCAGCAGGGACAATTCATAGAAGCAACTAAGCTATGGGAAGAGGCAGCCGCCATTTATACCGATCGCCTCGCCCCGTTAAACCAAGCCCAAACTCTCACTTATTTGGCCTTAGCCTATCATAAGTTGGGCCGCCGCCCCCAAGCCGTCACCGCCATCGCCGAGAGTTTGGAACTCTTGCAACAGGTTAATCCCCTGCCCTCCAGAGGCTTGGCAATTTTTGCCCAAGCCCTGAATACCCGAGGCATTCTCGAACTCGCTGCTGGACAGAATCAAGCGGCATTAGACACCTGGAGAGAAGCCGCAGCGACTTATACTCGCGCTGGAGATGACCTGGGTAAATTAGGGAGTCTGATCAACCAAGCCCAAGCCCTGCAAGCCTTGGGCCAGTATCGCCGCGCCCGCACTTTGTTAGAGGAATGGATTATCGAATTAGATCAAAAACCGGATACCCTGTTAAAAGCTGATGGATTGCGGAGTTTGGGGGTTGCCCTCCAAACCATCGGGGATTTAGAACAATCCCAGGCGGTTTTAGAACAGAGTTGGCGAATCAGCGATCGCCTCCAATCCCCGGGGGATACTAGCGCCACCTTACTCAATATCGGGAACATCGCCCGGTATTTAGACCGCAATGATATCGCCCTTACCTACTATCAACAAGCGGAACAATTAGCCACTGACCCCCTAACGCGATCGCAAGCCCAACTCAACCAGTTTAGCCTATTTATCGCCCTCGGTGACTGGGATGCCGCCCGTAGATTACGCCCCCAACTGCAATCTCACCTGGACAGCCTTCCCCCTAGTCAGGCGGCCCTCTATGCCCGCGTCAATTTTGCCGCCACTTGGAGCAAAATCGGGGAAGATTTGCCTGAAATTGCCCAAGGGTTAGCCGAAGCCATTGCGATCGCCAAGGACCTGCAAGATGGGCGATCGCAAGCCTACGCCCTCACCCAACTCGGCCAGATTTACCGCCAAGCCGAACAGTGGCAAGAGGCCAAAACCCTGACCGAACAAGCCCTCCAAATTGCCCAATCCATCCAAGCCGATGAAATTATCGCCCCTGCCGCTTGGCAACTGGGTCAGATTTTCACCCAGCAGCAGCAACTCCACCCTGCCCTCACGGCGTATAATATTGCCTTTGAAACCTTGAAAACCTTGCGCCGAGACTTAGTAGCCATTTCTCCGGACCTCCAGTTTGATTTCAAAGAAAGTGTAGAACCTGTCTATCGCGAATTGGTGAGTTTACTCCTCCAACCCGATGCCACCCCGGAAGAGATTGAACAGGCTAGACAAGTCATGGAAGCCTTGCAAATCGCTGAATTAGACAACTTTTTCCGAGAGGCTTGTTTAGATATGCAGCCGGTACAATTAGAGGAAATTGATACCCAAGCAGCAGCCATTTATCCCATTGTCTTACCCGATCGCCTGGAAGTGATACTTTCCCTGCCCGGTCAACCCTTGCGCCACTATACCACGCCCCTGAGTGGCAGTCGCATCGAAGCCACCCTCGAAGACCTGCGATCGGCCATGCACCCCGGCTATTCCTCCCCGGAACGCTTGCGCCTCTTTGCCCAAGTCTATGACTGGCTGATTCGACCGGCAGAAGAAGATTTAGCTAGAAGTGAGATTGCCACCCTGGTTTTTATACCTGATGGCGGTTTTGCCTCCATTCCCCTCGCCGCACTGTATGACGGCAACCGCTATTTAATTGAAACCTATAATACCGCCCTCAGTCCCGGGTTCCAACTGTTCCCCCAAGGACTCACCCAGGAAAAACTCACCGCCCTCACCGCCGGATTAACCGAAGGACGACAAGGATTTTCCCCCCTTCCGGGAGTCGCCGAAGAGTTCCAACAAATTACCCAGGAAGTTCCCGGGGATACGTTGCTCGATCGCCAATTTACCCGCGCCCAATTGGAAGCTCAACTCAATCGCAAATCTTACCCCATCATTCACCTCGCCACCCACGGACAATTTAGTTCTAATCCCGAGGAAACTTTTCTGCTGACCTGGGAGGGGCGAATTTTTATTAAAGATTTCGATAAGTTTTTCAATAAGCAACGCCTAGGGATTCTCAAACCCATTGATCTATTAGTAATGAGTGCTTGTCAAACAGCAACTGGAGATAAACGTGCTACACTCGGTTTAGCCGGATTTGCACTCCGTTCCGGAGCCCGCAGCACCCTGGCTAGTCTCTGGTCCGTTCACGACCAATCCACCGCTAATTTAATGAGCGAGTTTTATCGCCAATTAACCCGATCCGAGGCAGGAATGACAAAAGCAGAGGCATTGCGCCGAGCTCAATTGGCCCTATTAAATGACCCCTTGCACAAACATCCCTATTATTGGTCGGCGTTTATTTTAGTCGGCAATTGGTTATGA
- a CDS encoding DVUA0089 family protein: MLKAKRAGGILKPRGHRTGVTALFLALSGGGMVHPVQGQIVPDRTLPNPSQIINQGTGFTIEGGTQAGGNLFHSFTEFSVPTGSEAYFNNAPDIINIISRITGSNLSKIDGLIRANGNSNLFLINPNGIVLGPHATLDIGGSFVLSTAEAIQFSDRYLFSATNPTESPLLTVAVPIGLQYGPTVGNITLEGSRLEVAQNQNLAILGGNVVMNGGQLLAPFGNITLAGITAGEIALENTIPEFSKTISGADVTLTNGAIVNVTGSNGSIQVQGNHLTLSGGSQLLSGMPLNGGEIGSRAGDIRVHAWGDIRLSDRSFISNLVQSGALGTGGNIQVTANSVSLTSGGRITTETAGIGSAGQIQINTPILEISGFSPDGLFSGILSQSQGVDSGGSGQIRINGANNPVGDVRLSDRGFIATVTESDQPGGNIEINVNTLSLKSGGQIITIATHTGNGGNLTVTATESVTLDGNSRRFLESPFDEKAGTVFNLDNLEFPKNFNPEIEASGPEGIPSVTVERTSEQIISGNTRLGPATENFDYFSFTMAATGRGIFDIDGGDGYQDIPGSLDTEMVLFDRTTGAIIALNDDSSINDGAIGSTVEQDSYLSLDSLSPGTYVIGIGEFDTIPHPVELLEGDKIDIGDTYRLHISLEYPGMSRGWPQEPVALGNFNPNYGGSSGIVSLTRTGGNSGDIQINTGSLWGGSPGQILSTTFGSGQSGDISLVANSVELNRANVANITRGSGSAGSILAVAESFTLNNNGILNLSNFGEGHTGDIQIEAESVSLLNGSIINNSTYLSGNAGLVTINARDRLVITGNLDNIESRILNLVGGPSSVGNAAGIELNTGELILGDGGGINSTSYGEGDAGPITIQAREGVTLTRLGPNERGSFIWSRIRGTGRGNAGNITLITPRIFMDERAAISSFTQGIGNAGSVNIQAGEIVVSDGSIDSSVESTAVGDGGEVNINARVLSLINRSQISAKTEGEGDGGQVRIRVQDRISLDNSTITTSSATEGTGGNVQLQAGSLLLENRSFITGQTTSSQGGNLQLELTRGLLMRRGSQITATAGTDGAGGDGGNIQISAPVILAFPRENSDITANAFEGDGGNIQLTAEGILGLEFRTESTSGSDITASSQLGVSGNVTLSTPEVTPGTGLVDLPQQLSDINNQVTVGCVAAQGNSFTIVGRGGLPEDPKETIRGQTVWEDLRQFPENLTTQTETVTQGRSQPLIEATGWTLNPDGNIALITTVPATLGDRLPDCPSSPTEPIKQAQ, encoded by the coding sequence ATGTTAAAAGCAAAACGAGCAGGAGGAATCCTAAAACCTCGGGGGCACAGGACCGGGGTCACCGCCCTATTTTTGGCCCTGTCTGGAGGGGGAATGGTCCATCCAGTGCAGGGGCAAATTGTCCCCGATCGCACCTTACCCAATCCCTCCCAAATCATCAATCAAGGAACAGGTTTTACGATTGAAGGGGGAACCCAAGCCGGGGGGAATCTGTTTCATAGTTTTACGGAATTTTCGGTTCCCACGGGTAGTGAAGCCTATTTTAATAATGCTCCGGATATTATCAATATTATTAGTCGAATTACGGGCAGTAATCTTTCCAAAATTGATGGGTTAATTCGGGCTAATGGCAACAGCAATCTATTTTTAATCAATCCGAATGGAATTGTTTTGGGTCCCCATGCCACCTTGGATATTGGCGGTTCATTTGTGCTGTCTACAGCGGAGGCGATCCAGTTTAGCGATCGCTATCTCTTTAGTGCTACAAATCCCACCGAATCCCCCCTCCTCACCGTGGCAGTTCCCATCGGTTTACAATATGGTCCAACCGTCGGAAATATCACCCTAGAAGGGTCCCGCTTAGAAGTGGCACAAAATCAAAATTTAGCCATTCTTGGCGGGAATGTTGTCATGAATGGGGGACAGCTACTTGCCCCGTTCGGTAACATTACCTTAGCGGGAATTACTGCCGGAGAAATTGCCCTAGAAAATACCATTCCTGAGTTTTCTAAAACGATCAGTGGGGCTGATGTTACCCTCACCAATGGGGCAATAGTGAATGTCACCGGCAGCAATGGCAGTATTCAAGTCCAGGGGAATCATCTCACCCTAAGCGGGGGTTCTCAGTTGCTCTCTGGAATGCCTCTGAATGGGGGTGAAATCGGTTCTCGGGCTGGGGATATTCGCGTCCATGCCTGGGGGGATATCCGCCTGAGTGACCGCAGTTTTATTAGTAATTTAGTCCAATCTGGAGCATTAGGAACTGGGGGAAATATTCAGGTAACCGCTAATTCAGTGAGTTTGACTTCGGGGGGGAGAATTACCACGGAGACAGCAGGAATTGGAAGCGCTGGACAGATTCAGATTAATACGCCTATTTTAGAGATTTCTGGGTTTAGTCCCGATGGGTTATTTAGTGGAATTCTCTCTCAATCCCAAGGAGTGGATAGTGGAGGGAGTGGACAGATTAGGATTAATGGTGCGAATAATCCGGTAGGGGATGTTCGGTTGAGCGATCGCGGATTTATTGCTACCGTTACGGAGAGTGATCAGCCAGGTGGGAATATTGAAATCAATGTGAATACCTTATCCTTAAAAAGTGGGGGACAAATCATTACCATTGCCACCCATACCGGAAATGGCGGAAACCTCACGGTTACCGCAACGGAAAGCGTAACCCTGGATGGAAATAGTCGGCGATTTTTGGAGTCACCCTTTGACGAAAAAGCGGGAACAGTTTTTAATCTGGATAACTTAGAATTCCCCAAAAATTTTAATCCAGAAATCGAGGCATCAGGACCGGAAGGGATTCCTTCTGTTACCGTGGAACGGACTTCTGAACAAATTATCAGCGGAAATACCCGCTTAGGTCCAGCAACGGAAAATTTTGACTATTTTTCATTTACTATGGCTGCAACCGGAAGGGGGATTTTTGATATAGATGGGGGAGATGGATATCAGGATATTCCGGGTAGTTTAGATACAGAAATGGTCCTATTTGACCGCACGACTGGGGCAATTATTGCCCTGAATGATGACTCTAGTATTAATGATGGGGCGATCGGGAGTACAGTGGAGCAAGATTCGTATCTGTCCCTTGATAGTTTATCTCCCGGAACTTATGTAATAGGGATTGGGGAATTTGATACGATTCCCCATCCCGTTGAACTGCTGGAAGGGGATAAAATTGATATTGGAGATACCTATCGGTTGCACATTTCATTGGAATATCCCGGAATGAGTAGGGGGTGGCCGCAAGAACCCGTTGCTTTGGGTAATTTTAATCCCAATTATGGCGGCAGTAGTGGGATTGTTTCCCTAACTAGGACGGGGGGAAACAGTGGCGATATCCAAATTAATACGGGGAGTTTATGGGGAGGTTCCCCAGGACAAATCTTGTCTACAACCTTCGGAAGCGGACAGTCGGGAGATATTTCTTTAGTCGCTAATTCAGTGGAACTCAATCGGGCAAATGTTGCGAATATCACCCGAGGCAGTGGGAGTGCAGGCAGCATTTTGGCCGTAGCGGAATCCTTTACCTTGAACAATAACGGAATTCTCAATCTCAGTAATTTTGGAGAAGGACATACGGGAGATATTCAAATTGAAGCCGAAAGCGTTAGTTTACTCAATGGGAGCATTATTAATAATAGCACTTATCTGAGTGGCAATGCGGGGCTGGTGACCATTAATGCTCGCGATCGCCTGGTGATTACGGGAAATTTGGACAATATTGAAAGTCGGATTTTAAATTTGGTGGGAGGCCCTTCTTCCGTCGGCAATGCCGCTGGAATTGAGTTGAATACGGGAGAATTGATTCTGGGAGATGGGGGAGGAATTAATTCCACCAGCTATGGAGAAGGCGATGCGGGACCGATTACAATTCAGGCTAGAGAAGGAGTGACTTTAACCCGCTTAGGACCGAATGAACGGGGGTCATTTATCTGGAGTCGCATCCGAGGGACTGGGCGAGGAAATGCCGGAAATATTACCTTGATCACTCCCCGAATTTTCATGGATGAGAGGGCGGCTATTTCCAGCTTTACCCAAGGCATTGGCAATGCCGGAAGTGTGAATATTCAGGCAGGAGAAATTGTGGTATCTGATGGATCAATTGATAGTAGTGTGGAATCCACGGCAGTCGGTGACGGAGGAGAGGTAAATATTAATGCCCGAGTCTTGTCATTAATCAACCGTTCTCAAATTAGTGCGAAAACTGAGGGAGAGGGAGATGGGGGACAAGTTAGGATTCGAGTTCAGGATAGGATTAGCTTAGATAATAGTACGATTACCACCAGTAGCGCCACCGAGGGGACTGGGGGAAATGTGCAACTTCAAGCGGGGAGTTTACTGTTAGAGAATCGGTCATTTATTACCGGACAAACCACCTCCTCTCAAGGGGGAAATTTACAATTAGAATTAACCCGTGGCCTCCTGATGCGTCGAGGCAGTCAAATAACCGCCACAGCGGGAACCGATGGGGCCGGTGGCGATGGGGGAAATATTCAGATTTCTGCCCCGGTTATTCTCGCATTTCCCCGGGAAAATAGTGATATTACCGCCAATGCCTTTGAAGGGGATGGCGGCAATATTCAACTCACCGCTGAAGGGATTCTCGGATTAGAATTTAGAACAGAATCCACATCGGGAAGTGATATCACGGCGAGTTCTCAACTGGGTGTTTCCGGCAATGTCACTCTCTCCACCCCCGAAGTCACTCCGGGGACTGGATTGGTGGACTTGCCGCAGCAGCTTTCAGACATCAATAACCAAGTCACGGTGGGTTGTGTAGCAGCCCAGGGCAATTCGTTTACCATTGTTGGACGGGGGGGATTACCGGAAGACCCCAAGGAGACAATCCGGGGTCAAACCGTCTGGGAGGATTTGCGCCAATTTCCAGAAAATCTCACAACCCAGACTGAAACTGTAACCCAGGGGCGATCGCAACCCTTGATAGAGGCCACCGGCTGGACCCTGAATCCGGATGGAAACATCGCCTTAATTACGACCGTCCCCGCCACCCTGGGCGATCGCCTCCCGGACTGTCCTTCCTCACCCACCGAACCCATAAAGCAGGCACAATAG
- a CDS encoding phosphoketolase has protein sequence MTTKTPSAPAKTPAFCEGIQYFGEQWPDFDRYGKEPAIATGKTAIASPPDHSAAYQTLLAADALRYLILQVTASKASGHPGGFASVAEGIAALVMLGHKNIITEVGHHAPGFYSNMFLDRSLEQMGIHTVQQMRDRFREHKGLLGHLSGQIPGLLNPAGPLGQGQHFAMAGALLHPDILFPVTIGDGGIGEPYVMSSMAHFHTAYPEVTNFLPILVWNGYSQEHHSMVSTKPNQEMIEYWEGNGFQEIILVNAKDYDDANQPGEYVDSTAFSFEKRLEFAQAVIEATDKAAKSALGGKLTVLIIKQLKGAGVHALGAKSHNLYGHHTLDNAEIISALQNRALSPEAWQLVRTNFERAAGGPAASIVKTEFELALPELGKLPLQEYATGENQIATTAMGELVAYVGKKDPKFVITNADGNAASGINNINVALKIIHPTADDAYFQGPKGQVYEPLSEDACAGLAAALALFGARTLWCSYESFAINGVPVWQTVTQAMAELRRPTPSTVTLYTAGALEQGRNGWTHQRPEIENYFAAMMRNGNVFPLFPPDSNSIQVCYDWALSTQNKGIVITASKTPLPIRTTFEQTQQALQDGAVVLQEIPGDKTVVFAVIGDMTLIPVYDAAEQLKAQGIGSKIVSVVSPRRLYRPHDVAWDTCSQADGGFLDDAGFEKFFGGDALIGVTGGASGMLEPIMLRSTAKRDVFAWKRGETTASATQIMEFNGLTPEALAKRGTELVG, from the coding sequence ATGACGACAAAAACTCCATCGGCACCGGCAAAGACCCCTGCATTTTGTGAGGGTATTCAATATTTTGGCGAACAATGGCCGGATTTCGACCGTTATGGCAAAGAACCGGCGATCGCCACGGGGAAAACTGCGATCGCCTCACCCCCGGACCACTCCGCTGCCTACCAGACCCTCCTGGCTGCCGACGCCCTGCGCTACCTGATCCTCCAAGTCACCGCCTCTAAAGCCTCCGGACACCCGGGCGGATTTGCCAGCGTTGCCGAGGGAATCGCCGCCCTAGTGATGCTCGGTCATAAAAACATTATCACCGAAGTCGGACACCATGCCCCGGGCTTCTACAGTAATATGTTCCTCGATCGCTCCTTAGAGCAAATGGGCATTCATACCGTCCAACAAATGCGCGATCGCTTCCGAGAGCACAAAGGACTCCTCGGACACCTCTCCGGACAAATTCCCGGACTCCTCAACCCCGCTGGACCCCTGGGACAAGGGCAGCATTTCGCAATGGCAGGGGCACTCCTCCATCCCGATATCCTCTTCCCCGTCACCATCGGCGATGGCGGCATCGGCGAACCCTACGTCATGAGTAGCATGGCGCATTTCCACACCGCCTATCCCGAAGTGACCAACTTCCTCCCCATCTTGGTGTGGAACGGCTATTCCCAGGAACATCACAGCATGGTGTCCACCAAACCCAACCAAGAGATGATTGAATACTGGGAAGGCAACGGCTTCCAGGAAATCATCCTCGTCAACGCCAAAGACTATGACGACGCCAACCAACCCGGAGAATATGTCGATAGCACAGCCTTTTCCTTCGAGAAACGGCTAGAATTTGCCCAAGCGGTCATCGAAGCCACGGACAAAGCCGCTAAATCCGCCCTGGGAGGCAAACTCACCGTTTTAATCATCAAACAACTCAAAGGGGCTGGAGTCCATGCCCTGGGGGCGAAATCCCATAACCTCTATGGACATCACACCCTGGATAACGCAGAAATCATCAGCGCCCTTCAAAACCGCGCCCTGAGTCCCGAAGCGTGGCAACTGGTCCGGACCAACTTTGAACGGGCTGCTGGGGGACCTGCCGCCAGTATTGTCAAAACTGAGTTTGAGTTAGCCTTGCCGGAGTTAGGCAAACTCCCCCTCCAGGAATATGCGACGGGTGAGAACCAAATCGCCACCACCGCAATGGGAGAACTTGTCGCCTATGTCGGCAAAAAAGACCCCAAATTTGTGATCACCAACGCTGATGGAAACGCCGCTTCCGGCATCAACAACATCAACGTTGCCCTCAAAATTATTCACCCCACAGCAGACGACGCCTATTTCCAAGGACCCAAGGGCCAAGTTTATGAACCCTTAAGCGAAGATGCCTGCGCCGGATTAGCGGCAGCTTTAGCCTTATTTGGGGCGCGGACCCTCTGGTGTTCCTATGAATCCTTTGCCATCAATGGTGTCCCCGTCTGGCAAACTGTCACCCAAGCAATGGCGGAATTACGCCGTCCCACCCCCAGCACGGTCACATTATATACCGCAGGGGCGTTAGAACAAGGACGCAACGGCTGGACTCACCAACGTCCGGAAATCGAAAACTACTTTGCCGCCATGATGCGAAACGGCAACGTTTTCCCCTTGTTCCCCCCGGATTCCAACAGCATCCAAGTCTGTTATGATTGGGCGCTAAGTACCCAAAATAAAGGGATTGTGATTACGGCGAGTAAAACCCCGTTACCGATTCGCACCACCTTTGAACAGACTCAACAAGCGTTACAAGATGGGGCAGTTGTCCTCCAAGAGATTCCCGGAGATAAAACTGTTGTGTTTGCGGTGATTGGGGATATGACCTTGATTCCCGTGTATGACGCCGCAGAGCAATTAAAAGCCCAAGGGATTGGGTCAAAGATTGTATCCGTTGTGAGTCCGCGCCGGTTGTATCGTCCCCATGATGTCGCTTGGGATACCTGTTCCCAAGCTGATGGCGGATTCTTGGATGATGCTGGGTTCGAGAAGTTCTTTGGCGGCGATGCCTTGATCGGGGTAACTGGGGGTGCTTCGGGAATGCTAGAACCGATTATGTTACGCAGTACCGCCAAGCGGGATGTCTTTGCCTGGAAACGGGGAGAGACAACAGCAAGTGCGACGCAAATCATGGAGTTTAATGGGTTGACTCCGGAGGCGTTAGCCAAGCGCGGGACTGAGTTGGTGGGTTAA
- a CDS encoding Uma2 family endonuclease has product MTTQLAEKIIPLPEQRLILPGYQSWQKFKAIQALMDQVAGVRISYLDGRVELMTTGEQHETIKTIIGFLLELYCCEMGIEYIPVGNATRESETKGVSFEPDESYYIGDRKPHPDLAIEVVITSGNPKKLEKYKRFEITEVWFWENNQLTLYHFRGEDYEQISTSELFPDLDIELLVRCVQMPSRLQARNEFLQGIHRQ; this is encoded by the coding sequence ATGACAACACAACTCGCAGAAAAAATTATCCCCTTGCCGGAACAGCGGTTAATTCTTCCGGGATACCAGAGTTGGCAAAAATTCAAGGCAATTCAAGCCTTGATGGATCAGGTTGCGGGGGTGCGAATTTCTTATTTAGATGGGCGTGTGGAACTGATGACAACGGGGGAGCAACATGAGACTATCAAAACTATTATCGGTTTTTTACTAGAGCTTTATTGTTGCGAAATGGGGATTGAATATATCCCGGTGGGAAATGCAACGCGGGAGTCTGAAACTAAGGGGGTGTCTTTTGAGCCGGATGAATCCTATTATATTGGCGATCGCAAACCTCATCCCGATTTAGCCATTGAAGTTGTCATCACCAGCGGCAATCCCAAAAAACTAGAAAAATACAAGCGATTTGAAATTACAGAAGTCTGGTTCTGGGAAAATAACCAGCTTACTCTTTACCACTTTCGCGGGGAAGACTATGAGCAAATTTCTACCAGCGAATTGTTTCCTGATTTGGATATTGAATTGCTAGTCCGTTGTGTGCAAATGCCTTCCCGTCTTCAGGCTAGAAACGAATTTCTGCAAGGGATTCACCGACAATAA
- a CDS encoding formylglycine-generating enzyme family protein: MTEAVEPGDRPQTVAAGLPLLPDSGGGLPSFTFETVRVNRQGKIIEKIPGQARFYPQDLGQGVRMDMVQVPGGTFLMGAEEAEIEQLGKKYNKDWFSWEIPQHSVQVSSFFIGKTPVTQDQWRTVVTQVGKIVWDLDPDPSDWKGGNRPVEMVSWSDAVEWCARLSKLTGKEYRLPSEAEWEYACRAGTTTPFAFGEAITTELANYEWNSNYTVAEEATGQYREETTPVASFHPNGFGLYDCHGNVWEWCLDPFHENYQGAPRDGSVWDETTKKNENRYQKPSANLKVLLEESDKIYVLRGGSWADFPIHCRSASRYHGQCDVFDNILGFRVCLVGAGLL, from the coding sequence ATGACCGAGGCAGTGGAACCGGGCGATCGTCCCCAAACCGTGGCGGCAGGACTGCCCCTTTTGCCCGACAGTGGCGGGGGTTTACCGTCCTTCACGTTTGAGACTGTGCGGGTCAACCGGCAGGGAAAAATTATTGAGAAAATACCGGGTCAGGCGCGATTTTATCCCCAAGACTTGGGTCAGGGGGTGCGGATGGACATGGTACAAGTGCCCGGGGGAACATTTTTGATGGGGGCAGAAGAGGCGGAAATTGAGCAGTTAGGTAAAAAGTATAATAAGGATTGGTTTAGCTGGGAAATTCCTCAGCATTCTGTGCAGGTTTCGTCCTTTTTCATCGGCAAAACCCCCGTCACCCAAGACCAATGGCGCACTGTGGTGACGCAAGTGGGGAAAATTGTCTGGGATCTGGACCCGGACCCATCCGACTGGAAAGGGGGGAATCGTCCCGTTGAAATGGTATCTTGGTCTGATGCAGTGGAGTGGTGCGCCCGACTGAGCAAGCTGACGGGCAAAGAATATCGCCTCCCCAGCGAAGCAGAATGGGAATATGCTTGTCGTGCTGGAACAACGACTCCCTTTGCCTTTGGGGAAGCAATTACCACAGAACTGGCAAATTATGAGTGGAATAGCAATTACACCGTTGCTGAGGAAGCTACGGGGCAATATCGAGAAGAAACGACACCAGTGGCCAGCTTTCACCCCAATGGCTTTGGGTTGTATGATTGTCATGGCAATGTTTGGGAGTGGTGTTTGGACCCCTTTCATGAGAATTATCAGGGTGCGCCTAGGGATGGTAGCGTATGGGATGAGACCACAAAAAAGAATGAGAATCGTTATCAAAAGCCTTCGGCAAATTTGAAAGTTTTGTTAGAAGAAAGCGATAAAATCTATGTGCTGCGGGGCGGTTCTTGGGCCGACTTCCCGATTCACTGCCGTTCTGCCTCCCGCTACCACGGCCAGTGCGACGTCTTCGACAACATCCTGGGGTTTCGGGTCTGTCTTGTGGGCGCAGGACTCTTATAG
- a CDS encoding type II toxin-antitoxin system VapC family toxin, whose amino-acid sequence MRRVFADTGYWVALLNPRDDLHQKARDLSQTMGLLYIFTSEMVLAEVLNDFSKRGKFFREVAIALIESLYNHPNVTVIQQSSQQFKEGLLLYKQRPDKEWSLTDCVSFKIMEEYAITEALGYDKHFEQAGFNP is encoded by the coding sequence ATGAGACGAGTTTTTGCAGATACAGGTTATTGGGTGGCTTTACTCAATCCCAGAGATGACTTGCATCAAAAAGCCCGAGATTTGTCCCAAACAATGGGGTTGCTCTATATTTTTACCAGTGAAATGGTCTTGGCTGAGGTGTTGAATGATTTTTCTAAACGGGGTAAATTTTTTCGCGAGGTGGCGATCGCGTTAATTGAAAGTCTCTATAACCATCCGAATGTAACAGTGATTCAGCAAAGTAGCCAGCAGTTTAAAGAAGGATTATTGTTGTACAAGCAAAGACCAGACAAAGAATGGAGTCTGACGGATTGCGTTTCTTTTAAGATTATGGAAGAATATGCAATTACAGAAGCCCTCGGTTACGACAAACATTTTGAGCAAGCTGGTTTTAATCCTTGA